The following proteins are co-located in the Bacillus pumilus genome:
- a CDS encoding SepM family pheromone-processing serine protease, giving the protein MKKLNIRWLSFFVVVLVLFGLTFVKLPYYVTKPGDATEIAPHIKVDGAYGEKGSFSLMTIKVGPANPYTYLLAKMNKYDEIVPEENIKADGESDEDYMKRQLQLMKSSQENAMIAAYTKAGKKVDYTFKGVYASYVMKGMPAYGKIEVGDRIKSVDGKTYDSADKMVSYISSKKAGTSVRFVLERNGKEITQQVTLKPFKEEPKRVGIGVSLFTDRHVKVSPAIKVDIENIGGPSAGLMMSLEIYNQLTKEDETHGYAIAGTGTIDADGTVGPIGGIDQKVVAADKAGKDIFFAPNDKGDPNSDYQNAVKTVKDIKSDMKIVPVDTMQDALNYLNKLKEKAS; this is encoded by the coding sequence ATGAAAAAATTGAATATTCGCTGGCTCAGCTTTTTTGTGGTTGTCCTTGTATTATTTGGCTTAACCTTTGTTAAACTGCCGTATTACGTGACAAAGCCTGGTGATGCAACAGAGATTGCTCCGCACATTAAAGTAGACGGAGCATATGGCGAGAAGGGCAGCTTCTCTCTTATGACCATTAAAGTAGGTCCAGCAAACCCATATACGTATTTGCTTGCAAAAATGAACAAGTATGACGAGATCGTCCCGGAAGAAAACATTAAAGCGGACGGAGAATCGGATGAAGATTATATGAAACGACAGCTTCAACTGATGAAAAGCTCTCAAGAAAATGCCATGATTGCAGCATATACAAAAGCAGGAAAAAAAGTAGATTATACGTTTAAAGGGGTATATGCGAGCTACGTGATGAAAGGGATGCCTGCTTACGGAAAAATTGAAGTTGGCGACCGGATCAAAAGCGTTGATGGCAAGACCTATGATTCAGCTGATAAAATGGTTTCATATATCAGCAGTAAAAAAGCAGGCACATCTGTGCGCTTTGTCCTTGAACGAAACGGTAAAGAAATCACACAGCAAGTGACGTTAAAACCATTTAAAGAAGAGCCGAAACGAGTCGGAATAGGTGTGTCATTGTTTACAGACCGTCATGTGAAAGTGTCACCTGCGATTAAAGTAGATATTGAAAATATCGGCGGTCCATCAGCAGGCTTAATGATGTCGCTTGAAATTTATAACCAGCTGACAAAAGAAGACGAAACACATGGCTATGCGATTGCGGGGACTGGAACGATTGACGCCGATGGAACGGTCGGCCCAATTGGTGGGATCGATCAAAAGGTTGTGGCAGCAGATAAAGCAGGAAAAGACATATTCTTTGCGCCAAACGATAAAGGCGATCCAAACTCAGACTACCAAAATGCAGTCAAAACAGTGAAAGATATTAAAAGTGATATGAAAATTGTCCCTGTAGATACAATGCAAGATGCACTGAACTATTTAAACAAATTAAAAGAGAAAGCGTCATAA
- a CDS encoding nucleotidyltransferase — MKSVGVVVEYNPFHYGHAYHVRQAKKQTSSDVAIAVMSGSFLQRGEPAIVSKWARTKMALQNGVDIVCELPYIYAVQKAETFANGAVSILDALKCRTLFFGSEDGDINVFERTAHAWHEKKAEIDLLTKEKVKEGLSYPAAAAAAFQEAISLDHLLDLSKPNNILGFHYVKAILERSPHMQPFTSVRMASDYHDEELPVNQKIASATSIRKALKVHGSFEAVTPYLPDATLKQLHNYHSSYGLLHTQEAYFSFLKHVFHTMETAELEDIYEIEEGIEHRMQKAITHASSYEEYLSLVKTKRYTWTRLQRMNTHLLMRVKKTAMHELLKEKKAPYIRLLGMSKRGQQYLSLVKKELDVPLVSKLSSFSHPALDLDIRASRVFSLPICEPMQTELTEAEFKTSPIRYDEETDLFLSR; from the coding sequence TTGAAATCAGTGGGAGTCGTTGTAGAGTACAATCCATTTCATTATGGACATGCCTATCATGTTCGTCAGGCGAAAAAACAAACCTCCTCAGATGTTGCCATTGCCGTCATGAGCGGTTCCTTCCTCCAGCGCGGTGAGCCTGCAATCGTCTCAAAATGGGCACGTACAAAAATGGCACTGCAAAACGGTGTAGACATTGTATGTGAGCTTCCATACATATACGCTGTGCAAAAGGCAGAAACCTTTGCAAATGGTGCTGTGTCCATCCTAGACGCTTTAAAATGCCGCACTCTTTTTTTCGGAAGTGAGGATGGGGACATCAACGTATTTGAGCGCACAGCTCATGCTTGGCATGAGAAAAAGGCAGAGATTGACCTTTTAACAAAAGAGAAGGTCAAAGAAGGTCTTAGTTATCCGGCGGCTGCTGCTGCTGCGTTTCAAGAGGCCATTTCCCTTGACCACTTACTGGATTTGTCTAAACCGAATAACATTTTAGGCTTCCATTATGTAAAGGCCATCTTAGAGCGATCCCCTCACATGCAGCCTTTTACCTCTGTGAGAATGGCATCTGATTATCATGATGAAGAACTTCCTGTAAATCAGAAAATCGCAAGCGCAACAAGTATTCGAAAAGCCTTAAAAGTGCACGGCTCATTTGAAGCGGTCACACCCTATCTCCCGGACGCTACTTTAAAGCAATTACACAACTATCATTCTTCATACGGTCTTTTACATACGCAAGAAGCTTATTTTAGCTTCTTAAAACATGTCTTTCACACAATGGAAACGGCTGAACTAGAAGACATCTATGAAATCGAAGAAGGCATCGAACACCGCATGCAAAAGGCGATCACACACGCGTCCTCCTATGAAGAATATCTATCACTTGTGAAAACAAAACGATATACGTGGACAAGGTTACAGCGAATGAATACGCACCTCTTAATGAGAGTGAAAAAAACCGCAATGCATGAGCTGCTGAAAGAGAAAAAAGCGCCCTATATTCGTTTACTCGGTATGTCAAAGAGAGGGCAGCAATACTTATCTCTTGTGAAAAAAGAATTGGACGTACCGCTTGTGAGCAAGCTGTCTTCCTTTTCACATCCCGCACTTGATCTTGACATTCGCGCTTCCCGCGTCTTCAGCCTTCCCATCTGTGAGCCAATGCAAACGGAACTAACGGAAGCAGAGTTTAAAACCTCACCGATCAGATATGATGAAGAGACTGATCTCTTTCTCTCTCGATAA
- a CDS encoding YceD family protein: MKWTVYQLHQKAKNSFDFHETVDLNELTSLHSDIRRISPVEVKGTGVIESKQVAFDLTITGEMTLPCSRTLVDVNYPFAISTKELFVLHKTDDIEDEDVSVVEDDIIDLTPIVKEEILLEVPMQIFCDQTDVKGAAPQEGNDWAVISEDAHQNRIDPRLEGLKKLLEENNES; the protein is encoded by the coding sequence TTGAAATGGACAGTTTATCAGTTACATCAAAAAGCTAAAAACAGCTTCGATTTTCATGAGACGGTTGACTTAAATGAACTTACTAGCCTTCATTCAGATATACGTCGCATTTCACCAGTAGAGGTGAAAGGGACTGGAGTGATCGAATCAAAGCAAGTCGCATTTGATTTAACCATCACAGGTGAAATGACATTGCCTTGTTCAAGAACGCTTGTTGATGTAAATTATCCATTTGCGATTTCAACGAAAGAACTATTTGTACTTCATAAGACAGACGATATAGAAGATGAAGACGTTTCCGTTGTAGAAGACGATATCATCGACTTAACGCCTATCGTCAAGGAAGAAATACTTCTTGAAGTGCCGATGCAAATCTTTTGCGACCAAACAGACGTAAAAGGTGCTGCACCACAAGAAGGTAATGACTGGGCGGTCATTTCGGAAGATGCACATCAAAACCGAATCGATCCGCGTCTGGAAGGCTTGAAGAAGCTCTTAGAAGAAAATAATGAATCTTAA
- the rpmF gene encoding 50S ribosomal protein L32, whose product MAVPFRRTSKMKKRLRRTHFKLQVPGMVACPECGEMKISHRVCKSCGTYKGKDVKSN is encoded by the coding sequence ATGGCTGTACCTTTTAGAAGAACTTCTAAAATGAAAAAAAGATTGCGTCGTACGCATTTCAAACTACAAGTACCTGGTATGGTAGCTTGCCCAGAATGCGGTGAAATGAAAATTTCTCATCGTGTCTGCAAATCTTGCGGAACATACAAAGGCAAAGACGTAAAAAGCAACTAA
- the gerR gene encoding sporulation-specific transcriptional regulator GerR: protein MTITRQDAWTQDEDLLLAEVVLRHIRDGGTQLSAFEEVGKALSRTAAACGFRWNSYVRKQYQAGIELAKKQRKELRKKIGIHSSGLPQHALTIEEKTSSDHAELTLREVIQFLEQLEKEPSGPAYLREELKDAHHQLKALTEENEHLKRQLKMTEEDYRALIGIVERVKQNISLKDYAK, encoded by the coding sequence TTGACGATTACAAGGCAGGACGCATGGACACAAGATGAAGATTTACTATTAGCAGAAGTCGTCTTAAGACATATTCGAGATGGAGGGACCCAGCTTTCCGCATTTGAGGAAGTCGGGAAAGCACTGTCAAGAACAGCTGCAGCATGTGGATTCAGGTGGAATTCTTACGTCAGAAAACAGTATCAAGCAGGCATTGAACTGGCGAAAAAACAGCGGAAAGAACTGCGTAAAAAGATCGGTATTCATTCCTCAGGTTTACCACAGCATGCGTTAACAATAGAGGAGAAGACATCTTCAGATCATGCTGAATTGACCCTTCGAGAAGTGATTCAGTTTTTAGAGCAGCTTGAGAAAGAGCCTTCTGGTCCCGCCTATTTACGCGAGGAGCTAAAGGATGCACATCATCAATTAAAGGCGCTCACAGAAGAAAATGAACACTTGAAGCGCCAATTGAAAATGACAGAAGAAGATTACCGGGCACTCATTGGTATTGTTGAAAGAGTCAAACAGAATATCAGCTTAAAAGACTACGCAAAATAA
- a CDS encoding N-acetyltransferase has protein sequence MTQVKRLLINYKTLEEFKQFKEYGIQELSMLEDLESNMIENDSNSPFYGIYFGDKLVARMSLYQVDGSTTTYFDHNHDYLELWKLEVLPGYQRKGYGEALVEFAKSFGLPIRTNPRVKSAGFWDKMGFEAVKYDMERDKGENPLIWEPAHIKKNTGESA, from the coding sequence ATGACACAAGTAAAACGTCTTCTAATTAATTACAAAACATTAGAGGAATTTAAACAATTTAAGGAATACGGCATACAAGAACTTTCAATGCTTGAAGACCTTGAAAGCAATATGATTGAAAATGACAGCAACTCTCCATTTTACGGGATTTATTTTGGAGATAAGCTTGTGGCACGTATGAGCCTATATCAAGTGGATGGCTCGACGACTACGTATTTTGACCACAACCATGATTATTTAGAGCTGTGGAAGCTAGAAGTGCTTCCTGGGTATCAGCGCAAAGGGTACGGCGAAGCACTTGTCGAATTCGCCAAATCTTTCGGATTGCCGATTCGAACGAATCCACGCGTCAAATCTGCTGGCTTTTGGGATAAAATGGGTTTTGAAGCGGTAAAATATGATATGGAACGCGATAAAGGTGAAAATCCACTCATTTGGGAGCCCGCACATATCAAAAAGAATACAGGTGAATCAGCTTAA
- a CDS encoding 2-dehydropantoate 2-reductase encodes MKIGIIGGGAIGLLCASYLSQHHDITVFTRRNEQAEEIRASGIERMVRGETFRAVVHAQTGVKGVFDLLIVTVKYHHLQDVLDELSALPHQRILFLQNGMAHLLDLENWKTAHQLYIGVVEHGAMKVSDHAVAHIGIGVIKWGAFHHKEAADVKNELNETSAHFQMVYTDEWKKVLEEKLLVNVCINPLTALLHVKNGELIANSSYEYMMKCAFEEAVSILGLSEKGRLWSHVVSICDKTAANQSSMLQDIVKGRQTERKAIVGYLLKQAQAQEILAPYLAFFNRSLEVLEKKQTKSFE; translated from the coding sequence TTGAAAATTGGAATCATTGGCGGAGGTGCGATTGGTCTGCTTTGTGCCAGTTATTTATCACAGCATCATGACATTACCGTATTCACAAGAAGAAACGAACAGGCAGAAGAGATTCGAGCGTCAGGAATTGAACGAATGGTGAGAGGAGAAACGTTTAGGGCAGTTGTCCATGCACAGACAGGGGTAAAAGGGGTATTTGATCTACTCATTGTGACAGTGAAATATCATCATTTGCAAGATGTACTGGACGAACTATCGGCATTACCTCATCAGAGGATCTTATTTTTGCAGAACGGAATGGCCCACCTATTAGACTTAGAGAACTGGAAAACGGCACATCAATTATATATAGGTGTGGTAGAGCATGGCGCAATGAAGGTGTCAGATCATGCAGTCGCTCATATAGGTATTGGTGTCATAAAGTGGGGGGCATTTCATCATAAGGAAGCAGCAGATGTGAAGAATGAATTGAATGAGACATCAGCCCATTTTCAGATGGTCTATACAGATGAATGGAAAAAGGTGCTGGAGGAAAAACTGCTTGTCAATGTCTGTATTAATCCGCTGACGGCTTTATTACATGTGAAAAATGGGGAACTGATCGCAAATTCCTCATATGAATACATGATGAAATGTGCATTTGAAGAAGCTGTTTCCATTTTAGGCTTGTCTGAAAAGGGGCGGCTCTGGTCTCATGTGGTCTCTATTTGTGATAAAACGGCCGCTAATCAATCGTCGATGCTTCAAGATATCGTAAAAGGCCGCCAAACCGAAAGAAAAGCCATCGTTGGCTATCTTTTAAAACAGGCCCAGGCTCAAGAGATTCTGGCGCCATATCTTGCTTTCTTCAATAGAAGCTTGGAAGTATTGGAAAAAAAGCAAACAAAATCTTTTGAGTGA
- the bshC gene encoding bacillithiol biosynthesis cysteine-adding enzyme BshC — MQLTELSIRSQNLFIRDYIEEKKEMTAFFDYDIHSEHTWKKRYDDLIGRSFPREALADYMSAYHAKFESAAMRQNIEKIRDERSVMVVGGQQAGLLTGPLYTIHKIISIIQFSKEKESELGVPVIPVFWVAGEDHDVDEINFVYTSGEKGPVKQKLPLHSIKKAAAKRTPLHQEKTEKWLRDVFSTYEESAYTNDLLDQLLRCLRKSQTFTDFFEWIVCDLFEEDGLLLFNSGDLGVKPLERMLFKHIVETNDTITARLNETQAAMKRAGYQPIIEAGDHQANLFYEYDEERFLIEKEQHQFSVSEVGLTWTKEELLQEVEEHPERFSNNVVTRPLMQETLLPTLAFMAGHGEVNYWGELKGIFEHFELKMAPVLPRLHVTILERHIDKKLPVRELSVEEVLTNGVKEKKDAHFQQSLPDSFVQAVQHAKRELANVHGAMRQEALEIEPSFEQLLEKNAKFIEDQLQFVYQKVAQRVEEKEGYILRDFERIENSLKPLDAVQERIWNIMYFLNKYGPEFFKTFKNMPFSFQNKQQIVKL, encoded by the coding sequence ATGCAATTGACTGAACTTTCCATCCGAAGTCAGAATTTATTCATACGTGATTATATAGAAGAAAAAAAAGAGATGACTGCTTTTTTTGATTATGATATACATTCTGAGCACACATGGAAAAAGAGATACGACGATCTCATTGGAAGGAGCTTCCCGCGCGAGGCTTTAGCGGATTATATGAGCGCATATCACGCAAAGTTTGAATCGGCAGCGATGCGTCAGAACATTGAAAAAATCCGTGATGAACGGAGTGTCATGGTGGTTGGAGGGCAGCAGGCAGGCCTATTAACAGGACCGCTTTATACCATACATAAAATCATATCGATTATTCAGTTTTCAAAAGAAAAAGAATCAGAGCTTGGCGTTCCTGTGATTCCGGTCTTTTGGGTAGCTGGTGAGGATCATGACGTAGATGAAATTAATTTTGTGTACACGTCTGGCGAAAAAGGTCCAGTCAAACAAAAGCTGCCATTACATAGTATCAAAAAAGCTGCTGCGAAAAGAACACCGCTGCATCAGGAGAAAACAGAGAAATGGCTTCGTGATGTGTTTTCAACCTATGAAGAATCTGCTTACACAAATGATTTGCTTGATCAGCTTCTTCGATGTTTACGCAAATCACAAACGTTTACTGATTTCTTTGAATGGATTGTGTGCGACCTCTTTGAAGAAGATGGACTGCTGCTATTTAATTCAGGAGACTTAGGCGTCAAACCACTCGAGCGTATGTTATTTAAGCACATTGTCGAGACAAATGATACGATCACAGCTCGCCTGAATGAAACGCAGGCTGCCATGAAGCGAGCGGGATATCAGCCGATCATTGAAGCTGGTGACCACCAGGCAAACCTGTTTTACGAATATGATGAAGAGCGTTTCCTCATTGAAAAAGAGCAGCATCAGTTTTCTGTATCAGAAGTGGGGCTTACGTGGACAAAGGAAGAGCTTTTGCAGGAAGTCGAGGAGCACCCAGAAAGGTTTAGCAACAATGTGGTGACGCGCCCCTTGATGCAAGAGACCCTTCTCCCAACACTTGCTTTTATGGCAGGACACGGTGAAGTCAACTATTGGGGAGAACTAAAAGGAATTTTTGAACATTTTGAATTAAAGATGGCACCTGTTCTTCCAAGACTGCACGTCACCATTCTTGAAAGGCATATTGACAAAAAACTGCCGGTCAGAGAACTGTCGGTAGAAGAAGTGCTGACAAACGGAGTAAAAGAAAAGAAGGACGCGCACTTTCAGCAAAGTCTTCCAGACAGCTTCGTTCAAGCGGTTCAACATGCGAAACGTGAATTAGCAAATGTTCATGGTGCGATGAGACAAGAAGCGCTGGAGATTGAACCGAGCTTTGAGCAGCTTCTAGAGAAAAATGCCAAATTTATTGAAGACCAACTTCAATTTGTTTATCAAAAGGTGGCTCAGCGCGTGGAAGAGAAGGAAGGATATATCCTTCGCGACTTTGAACGGATTGAAAATAGTTTAAAACCACTTGATGCCGTGCAAGAAAGAATTTGGAATATCATGTATTTTTTAAACAAATATGGTCCAGAATTCTTCAAAACATTCAAAAATATGCCATTTTCATTTCAAAACAAGCAACAAATTGTCAAACTTTGA
- the mraZ gene encoding division/cell wall cluster transcriptional repressor MraZ, producing the protein MFMGEYQHTIDTKGRMIIPAKFRDGLGEQFVLTRGLDQCLFGYPMSEWKLIEEKLKALPLTKKDARAFTRFFFSGAVECDLDKQGRINIASNLLQYAKLEKECVVIGVSNRIELWSKSIWEQYTEEQEDSFAEIAENMIGFDI; encoded by the coding sequence ATGTTCATGGGTGAATACCAACATACGATTGATACAAAAGGGCGCATGATCATCCCTGCTAAATTTAGAGACGGTCTCGGAGAACAGTTTGTGCTGACGAGAGGGCTTGATCAATGTTTATTTGGCTACCCTATGAGTGAGTGGAAACTAATCGAAGAGAAACTCAAAGCACTTCCGCTAACGAAAAAAGATGCACGTGCGTTTACCCGGTTCTTCTTTTCTGGCGCAGTCGAATGCGATCTGGACAAGCAGGGGCGCATTAACATCGCATCAAACCTACTCCAATATGCAAAACTCGAAAAAGAATGTGTGGTCATCGGCGTTTCAAATCGAATTGAGTTGTGGAGTAAGTCGATCTGGGAACAATATACAGAAGAGCAAGAAGATTCTTTTGCTGAAATTGCTGAAAACATGATTGGATTTGATATATAA
- the rsmH gene encoding 16S rRNA (cytosine(1402)-N(4))-methyltransferase RsmH, with the protein MFQHETVLLKETVDGLNVKEDGTYVDCTLGGAGHSSYLLSQLSEKGTLIGFDQDDAALDHAREKLADSKANILFIKSNFRYLKERLNEQGITSVDGVIFDLGVSSPQLDTPERGFSYHHDAPLDMRMDQSAVLSAKQVVNEWPFEDLVRIFYKYGEEKFSKQIARKIEEARKKAPIETTGELVDIIKEGIPAPARRTGGHPAKRVFQAIRIAVNDELKVFEEALEQAIELLNPKGRISVITFHSLEDRICKSTFKEMSSLPELPHGLPVIPEGLEPKLKLITRKPIVASEQELEHNNRARSAKLRIAEKK; encoded by the coding sequence ATGTTTCAACATGAGACAGTATTATTAAAAGAAACAGTTGACGGTTTAAACGTCAAAGAAGACGGTACATATGTGGACTGCACGCTAGGCGGCGCAGGTCATAGCTCATATTTACTATCTCAATTATCAGAAAAAGGTACATTGATTGGATTTGACCAAGACGATGCTGCACTGGATCATGCACGAGAGAAGCTCGCAGATTCAAAAGCGAACATTCTTTTCATAAAAAGCAACTTCCGATATTTAAAAGAACGTCTGAATGAACAAGGCATTACAAGCGTAGACGGTGTGATCTTTGACCTTGGTGTGTCGTCTCCTCAGCTCGACACACCAGAGAGAGGCTTTAGTTATCATCATGATGCACCTCTTGACATGAGAATGGATCAATCAGCCGTATTGTCGGCAAAACAAGTGGTGAATGAATGGCCATTTGAAGATCTAGTTCGTATTTTCTACAAATATGGGGAAGAGAAATTCAGCAAGCAAATCGCACGCAAAATTGAAGAAGCTAGAAAAAAAGCGCCAATTGAAACAACGGGGGAGCTTGTAGACATTATCAAAGAAGGAATTCCCGCACCTGCAAGACGAACTGGCGGACATCCAGCGAAAAGAGTGTTTCAAGCGATCCGAATTGCCGTAAATGACGAATTGAAAGTATTTGAAGAAGCACTAGAACAAGCAATAGAGTTACTCAATCCGAAGGGGAGAATTTCTGTCATTACATTCCATTCACTTGAAGATCGGATTTGTAAAAGTACATTTAAAGAGATGTCTTCTCTTCCAGAACTTCCGCACGGATTACCAGTGATTCCAGAAGGACTTGAACCAAAACTGAAGCTGATCACGAGAAAACCGATCGTCGCATCAGAACAAGAGCTGGAACATAACAACCGTGCCCGTTCAGCGAAGCTCCGAATTGCAGAAAAAAAGTAA
- the ftsL gene encoding cell division protein FtsL translates to MSNLAYQREVKQHQTEQQGQSVVIRRRGSITLGEKILLVMFVMALMCSSILIISKAFAVYHANIEVQKLEQQVSLESKKITELQKEKDLLSEPERIIEAAKKAGLSISKDVKKVD, encoded by the coding sequence ATGAGTAATTTGGCTTACCAAAGAGAAGTGAAGCAACATCAAACAGAGCAGCAAGGCCAATCGGTTGTCATTAGAAGAAGAGGTTCTATTACACTTGGTGAAAAAATCTTACTTGTCATGTTTGTCATGGCTCTTATGTGCAGCTCCATTCTCATCATTTCTAAAGCCTTTGCTGTGTATCACGCAAATATTGAAGTGCAGAAATTAGAACAGCAAGTATCTTTAGAATCGAAGAAGATCACTGAGCTGCAAAAGGAAAAAGACTTGCTGAGTGAACCAGAAAGAATCATCGAAGCCGCTAAAAAAGCAGGCTTAAGCATATCGAAAGATGTTAAGAAGGTCGATTAA
- a CDS encoding penicillin-binding protein — MPKKNKMMNRGAAIASICFALFFFIILARFIYIQITGTVDGQVLAAKANEQYQSKKTLEAKRGSILDRNGNVIAEDTSVYKLIAIMSKKMTVDPKHPMHVVDKEKTAKELSKVIDMSESEILKRLNTKDAFQVEFGKAGKDISFSTKEKIEKLKLPGIAFEKDTKRYYPNGMFASNLIGYARLDEATKDMSGAMGLEKALNKFLKEKDGYVTYNSDRSGWALPNSKEDIVAPKDGKNVTLTIDQKIQAFLEESMTQVAKKYKPKKIIATVVDPKTGKVLAMGQRPSFNLNELDITNYNNDVISYAFEPGSTMKIFTLAAAIQEGVYQGSAKYQSGTYKVGGGLVRDHNNGNGWGKIDFHEGVLRSSNVAFAKLAKEKLGFTRYEQYLQKFHFYDKTGIDLPNEASSKINFRYEYDKASTAYGQASAITPIQQIEAATAIANGGTMMKPYVIDHITDPNTNKTILQHEPTVAGKPISSNTAKQVRDILGEVVSSKIGTGQPYQIKGFDVAGKTGTGQIGGAGGYLQGRNDYVFSFMGMAPKDDPKLLVYVAVQQPQLSETETGSAPVSQIFNPVMKNSLLYLNIAPTKTDDKKSGEQKVKQETMPSFLDLEVKQAETEAKNKNVTPVVIGDGLSIKRQWPSAGSEFTESQKVFLKTAGKTIKMPDMTGWSRREVLQYASISGVHIETNGQGYAVKQSVKSGAEISDKVVTVTFKSPN, encoded by the coding sequence ATGCCTAAAAAGAATAAAATGATGAACAGAGGCGCGGCAATTGCGAGTATTTGCTTCGCCCTGTTTTTCTTTATCATCCTTGCACGTTTTATTTATATTCAGATTACAGGAACGGTTGATGGACAAGTTCTAGCCGCCAAGGCAAATGAGCAATATCAATCGAAGAAAACACTTGAAGCCAAAAGAGGTTCAATTTTAGACCGAAATGGAAATGTGATTGCAGAGGATACTTCTGTGTATAAACTCATTGCCATTATGAGCAAGAAAATGACGGTCGATCCAAAGCATCCGATGCATGTCGTCGACAAAGAAAAGACGGCAAAAGAGCTGTCAAAAGTCATTGATATGAGCGAAAGCGAAATTTTAAAGCGTTTGAATACAAAGGATGCGTTCCAAGTCGAGTTTGGTAAAGCTGGGAAGGATATTAGTTTTTCAACAAAGGAAAAAATTGAAAAGCTAAAGCTTCCTGGGATCGCATTTGAAAAAGACACGAAGCGGTATTATCCAAACGGCATGTTTGCTTCTAATTTAATTGGTTATGCAAGATTAGATGAGGCAACCAAGGACATGTCAGGTGCAATGGGGCTTGAGAAGGCGCTAAATAAATTCTTAAAAGAAAAAGATGGCTATGTGACGTATAATAGTGACAGAAGCGGGTGGGCTCTTCCGAATAGTAAAGAAGACATTGTCGCCCCAAAGGATGGGAAAAACGTCACGCTGACCATTGACCAAAAAATTCAGGCGTTTCTTGAAGAAAGTATGACGCAGGTCGCCAAAAAATATAAGCCAAAGAAAATCATTGCGACAGTTGTTGATCCGAAAACAGGAAAAGTTCTTGCGATGGGACAGCGCCCAAGCTTTAATTTAAATGAACTCGACATTACGAACTATAACAATGATGTCATTTCATATGCGTTTGAACCTGGTTCAACGATGAAGATCTTTACACTCGCTGCAGCGATCCAAGAAGGGGTATATCAAGGCAGTGCCAAGTATCAATCTGGAACTTATAAAGTAGGCGGAGGTCTTGTAAGAGACCATAACAACGGAAATGGCTGGGGGAAAATTGATTTTCATGAGGGTGTTCTCCGTTCTTCAAATGTGGCCTTTGCAAAGCTGGCAAAGGAAAAGCTAGGCTTCACGCGATACGAACAATATTTGCAAAAATTCCATTTCTATGACAAAACGGGAATAGACTTGCCGAACGAAGCGTCTAGTAAAATCAATTTCAGATACGAATATGACAAAGCATCGACGGCTTATGGTCAAGCGTCTGCCATTACACCAATTCAACAAATCGAAGCAGCGACAGCGATTGCAAACGGCGGAACGATGATGAAGCCATATGTCATTGACCATATTACAGACCCGAACACAAACAAAACGATTTTGCAGCACGAACCAACAGTAGCTGGAAAGCCGATTTCATCTAATACAGCGAAGCAAGTCCGTGATATTTTAGGTGAGGTTGTTTCCTCGAAAATTGGTACAGGTCAGCCTTATCAAATCAAGGGCTTTGACGTCGCTGGGAAAACAGGAACAGGACAAATTGGCGGTGCCGGCGGTTACCTCCAGGGAAGAAACGATTACGTCTTTTCATTTATGGGGATGGCGCCAAAAGATGATCCGAAGCTGCTCGTTTATGTGGCAGTACAGCAGCCGCAGTTGTCTGAAACAGAAACAGGCTCTGCCCCAGTTTCACAAATCTTTAACCCTGTCATGAAAAATAGTCTGCTATATTTAAATATCGCACCAACAAAAACAGACGATAAAAAATCAGGCGAACAAAAGGTGAAACAAGAAACAATGCCTTCATTCCTTGATTTAGAAGTGAAGCAGGCAGAAACGGAAGCCAAAAACAAAAACGTAACACCTGTTGTCATCGGCGACGGTTTATCCATTAAACGCCAGTGGCCTAGTGCGGGCTCTGAATTCACTGAAAGCCAGAAAGTCTTCTTGAAAACAGCAGGAAAAACCATTAAGATGCCTGATATGACAGGCTGGTCCAGAAGGGAAGTACTTCAATATGCGTCCATTTCGGGTGTGCACATTGAAACAAATGGACAAGGATATGCTGTCAAACAAAGTGTCAAAAGTGGAGCGGAGATTTCAGATAAAGTTGTCACTGTGACATTTAAAAGTCCAAATTAA